Proteins from a genomic interval of Microbacterium imperiale:
- a CDS encoding HNH endonuclease signature motif containing protein, whose protein sequence is MSSSAGFGSDADAAALAALVTDAEGAVDVVRAGQIREVRVLAAAGRLAQQQAAGASERVKSHEMALRGIAAELAGVFAATDRTLQRRIDEALDLVENYPATMDAWEAGRISRGHVRVIQDAGCVVPAEARGQFERAAIERCEGETPNRVRDALVHIAERLHPRSFSERHEQTAAGRCVRVHPGPDGMSDLIATLPTVIAEGVVDRLTRQAREIINTRPQADADPAVEAESESAAVDAAEPESSSFAGDTRTVDQVRADVFADLLLAGAPSLDPTADDDGNGALGAIRAKVQVVVSALTLTGEDDGPADLVGRSPIDAATARELAGDNTAWDRLLTHPVTGTVLECDAYQPTAAMRRLLRARDRHCRFPGCRQPAVRCEIDHTHAASDGGATHVGNLAHLCKRHHDVKHHTRWRVKQLPGGRLVWTSPTRRVYREDAPPPLVAFAPASDPPMGRPPGDGSPPF, encoded by the coding sequence ATGTCTTCGAGTGCAGGGTTCGGCAGCGACGCGGATGCCGCCGCGCTGGCCGCGCTCGTCACCGATGCCGAGGGCGCGGTCGATGTGGTCCGCGCAGGTCAGATCCGCGAGGTGCGGGTGCTGGCTGCGGCGGGCCGACTCGCGCAGCAGCAAGCCGCGGGGGCGTCGGAGCGGGTGAAGAGCCATGAGATGGCGTTACGCGGGATCGCTGCGGAGCTCGCCGGGGTGTTCGCGGCGACCGATCGCACGCTGCAGCGCCGGATCGACGAGGCGCTGGACCTGGTCGAGAACTATCCGGCGACGATGGACGCGTGGGAGGCGGGACGCATCAGCCGCGGGCATGTCCGAGTGATCCAGGACGCCGGGTGCGTCGTGCCCGCCGAAGCGAGGGGCCAGTTCGAGCGGGCGGCGATCGAGCGGTGCGAGGGCGAGACGCCCAACCGAGTGCGGGACGCGCTGGTGCATATTGCCGAGAGACTGCACCCGCGGTCGTTCAGCGAGCGGCACGAGCAGACTGCGGCCGGCCGGTGCGTACGCGTGCACCCCGGACCCGACGGGATGTCCGACCTGATCGCGACCCTGCCGACCGTGATCGCCGAGGGCGTCGTCGACCGGTTGACACGGCAGGCCCGGGAGATCATCAACACCCGCCCACAGGCGGATGCCGACCCCGCAGTCGAGGCGGAGTCGGAGTCGGCGGCAGTCGATGCGGCGGAACCGGAGAGCTCGTCGTTCGCGGGCGACACCCGCACGGTCGACCAGGTCCGCGCGGACGTGTTCGCCGACCTCCTCCTCGCCGGGGCGCCCTCGCTCGACCCCACGGCCGACGATGACGGCAACGGTGCGCTCGGGGCGATCCGCGCGAAGGTGCAGGTCGTCGTGTCGGCGCTGACCCTGACCGGCGAAGACGACGGGCCAGCCGACCTCGTCGGCCGCTCCCCCATCGACGCAGCGACCGCACGGGAACTCGCCGGCGACAACACCGCCTGGGACCGGCTCCTCACCCACCCCGTCACCGGAACCGTGCTCGAATGCGACGCGTATCAGCCCACGGCCGCGATGAGACGGCTCTTACGGGCGAGGGACCGGCACTGCCGATTCCCCGGATGCCGGCAACCCGCCGTCCGGTGCGAGATCGACCACACCCACGCCGCATCCGACGGCGGTGCCACCCACGTCGGCAACCTCGCCCACCTCTGCAAACGCCACCACGACGTCAAACACCACACCCGATGGCGAGTCAAACAACTCCCCGGCGGGCGGCTCGTGTGGACCTCGCCCACCAGGCGGGTCTACCGCGAAGACGCACCGCCGCCGCTCGTCGCTTTCGCTCCCGCATCCGATCCACCGATGGGAAGACCGCCCGGAGACGGCTCGCCACCGTTCTGA
- a CDS encoding DUF7218 family protein → MPQGRGSNSLKDPALYEELREDGASKEKAARISNAAARDGRKAVGHRGGKSGDYEDWTVDELKKRAKELGISGYSGKKKAQIISMLRDH, encoded by the coding sequence ATGCCGCAGGGACGTGGATCCAACAGTCTGAAAGACCCGGCCCTCTACGAGGAGCTGCGCGAAGACGGTGCCTCGAAAGAGAAGGCCGCCCGCATCTCGAATGCCGCCGCTCGCGACGGGCGCAAGGCCGTCGGGCACCGCGGCGGCAAGTCCGGCGACTACGAGGACTGGACCGTCGACGAGCTCAAGAAGCGCGCGAAGGAGCTGGGCATCTCCGGCTACTCCGGCAAGAAGAAGGCGCAGATCATCTCGATGCTGCGCGACCACTGA
- a CDS encoding DNA topoisomerase IB, protein MPRLVRVRPGVDPGIRRIRSGKGFRYTDADGGAISRRDLARIRTIVIPPAWQDVWISENPQGHVQVVGTDDAGRRQYIYHPDWTRSRDKGKYARAMELAEALPRARSRATTSLRRAELDRERVLAAAFRMLDRSALRIGSQRYLLQHGSRGLTTLRRRDASVADTIVNLAFSGKSGQRQALEISDPDLAAAILLLIEGRPASPLLAWQRERRRVPLTPNEVNAYVRALTGGPFTAKDFRTLRGTVVAADALARIGIAETARAIHQAEVEAVRAASTALGNTPSVARSSYIDPRVFERYRSGMLLDTNVSPESAIRSLILG, encoded by the coding sequence GTGCCCCGACTCGTCCGAGTCCGCCCCGGCGTCGATCCCGGCATCCGCCGCATCCGATCGGGGAAGGGCTTCCGTTACACCGACGCCGACGGGGGCGCGATCAGCCGCCGCGACCTGGCGCGCATCCGCACGATCGTGATCCCGCCGGCGTGGCAGGACGTCTGGATCAGCGAGAACCCGCAGGGCCATGTCCAGGTGGTCGGAACCGACGACGCCGGCCGGCGGCAGTACATCTACCACCCCGACTGGACGCGCAGCCGCGACAAAGGCAAGTACGCGCGGGCCATGGAGCTCGCCGAAGCACTGCCCCGCGCCCGCTCGCGTGCGACGACCTCGCTGCGCCGCGCGGAGCTCGATCGCGAGCGCGTGTTGGCCGCCGCATTCCGCATGCTCGACCGGTCGGCGCTGCGCATCGGTTCGCAGCGCTATCTGCTGCAGCACGGCAGTCGAGGGCTGACCACCCTGCGTCGGCGCGACGCATCGGTCGCCGACACGATCGTCAACCTCGCGTTCTCGGGCAAGAGCGGGCAGCGCCAAGCGCTCGAGATCTCCGACCCCGACCTCGCGGCGGCAATCCTGCTGCTCATCGAAGGCCGCCCCGCGTCGCCGCTGCTGGCATGGCAGCGCGAGCGCCGTCGGGTGCCGTTGACTCCCAACGAGGTCAACGCGTACGTCCGCGCCCTCACCGGCGGTCCCTTCACGGCGAAAGACTTCCGGACGCTGCGCGGCACGGTCGTCGCGGCGGACGCCCTCGCCCGCATCGGCATCGCCGAGACGGCGCGCGCGATCCATCAGGCCGAGGTCGAAGCGGTCCGCGCCGCGTCGACCGCGCTCGGCAACACCCCCTCCGTCGCCCGCAGTTCGTACATCGACCCGCGCGTCTTCGAGCGCTACCGGTCCGGGATGCTGCTCGACACCAACGTGTCGCCGGAATCGGCGATCCGGTCGCTCATCCTCGGCTGA
- a CDS encoding fluoride efflux transporter FluC has translation MVGRSRISPLTLLLVMLGGAAGVAVRASLTVPFVGWMHPLAVPALTLGCNLVGSFLLGIVVGRWGDAHPRRRAFLGTGVLGGFTTYSAFAVQSIQVATNAPVVGLALVAVSLIGGLLAAALGLSAGSRTKADT, from the coding sequence GTGGTCGGCCGCTCTCGGATCTCGCCGCTGACGCTCCTGCTCGTGATGCTCGGGGGCGCGGCGGGCGTCGCGGTGCGCGCTTCGCTGACCGTCCCCTTCGTCGGGTGGATGCATCCTCTCGCCGTGCCGGCTCTCACGCTCGGGTGCAACCTCGTCGGCTCCTTCCTTCTCGGCATCGTCGTCGGTCGCTGGGGTGATGCCCACCCGCGGCGACGCGCGTTCCTCGGCACCGGGGTGCTCGGCGGCTTCACGACCTACAGCGCCTTCGCGGTCCAATCGATCCAGGTCGCCACCAATGCCCCCGTGGTCGGTCTCGCGCTCGTCGCCGTGTCGCTGATCGGGGGCCTTCTCGCCGCGGCGCTCGGCCTGTCGGCGGGTTCCCGCACGAAAGCGGACACGTGA
- a CDS encoding fluoride efflux transporter FluC yields the protein MNGVSTGMLIALVVAGGVGAGIRYVVDVVVTRGRREAFPIGILVVNVTGSAMLGLLTGLGTVIGAEVMAVLGIGLLGGYTTFSTVSVETVQLARRGRRDWAVVNLVGTLAAAVVAAAIGMTIGGLFPR from the coding sequence GTGAACGGAGTGAGCACGGGGATGCTGATCGCCCTCGTCGTCGCGGGCGGCGTCGGTGCCGGCATCCGTTATGTCGTCGACGTGGTCGTCACTCGGGGACGCCGCGAAGCCTTCCCGATCGGGATCCTCGTCGTGAACGTCACCGGCTCGGCGATGCTGGGGCTTCTCACCGGACTCGGCACCGTGATCGGCGCCGAGGTGATGGCGGTGCTCGGCATCGGCCTGCTCGGTGGATACACGACCTTCAGCACCGTCTCCGTCGAGACGGTGCAGCTCGCCCGCCGCGGCCGCCGCGACTGGGCGGTCGTGAACCTGGTGGGCACGCTCGCGGCGGCCGTCGTGGCGGCCGCGATCGGGATGACCATCGGCGGACTCTTCCCCCGCTGA
- a CDS encoding efflux RND transporter permease subunit produces MSKLAVLSLKNRALIALITIVAAVFGGLALTNLKQELIPSIELPQLSVVTTYPGASPEVVNTDVSTPIETAIQGIPGLESTTATSSTNASIIQASFTYGTDLATAEQKILQAVNRIQSQLPDGVTPSVLSFSLDDLPVIQLAVTGYDDEESVQARLESTVIPDLEDVDGVNAAQVVGGRAERVTITPDQAALAGAGFSQQAIRDALEQNGVLFPGGEITEGDQSLTVQTGAKIASVEELSALPLVPTDAAQLTGDLTTIGDVATVVQEPAPITSISRVDGEPALTIAVTKLPAANTVDVSRGVLAALPGLEGDLGGDAQFTVVFDQAPFIEESIAALAQEGLLGLVFAVLVILVFLLSVRSTIVTAISIPTSVLITFVGIQAFGYSLNILTLGALTIAIGRVVDDSIVVIENIKRHYVEGADKLAAITLAVREVAAAITASTITTVAVFLPIAFVGDLTGELFRPFALTVAIAMSASLFVSLTIVPVLAYWFLRPGKPVVGADGQQIDPEHPDAPPSRLQKAYLPVLRWTLRHSVVTLLVAVLVLAGTILAVPLMKTNFLGDSGQNTFTMTQTLGPAASLEAEDAAAQRVEEAITDLDGIDAVQVSIGSSGSQLRDAFSGGGGGITYSITTDSSADQLDVRDRVQRAVADLDDVGDIQISAAGGGFGSSDIEVDVTAADQELLREATDAVVASLQDADGISQVTSNLSASLPYIAVTVDREAAASRGLSEVAVGGIVSGTMQPQSIGTVEIDDTSLTVYLAASQEPATIDELRQLTIPTAGGAIPLQDIATVEQSEGPTSITTQRGQRTATVTVTPAGDDLNAASAAVAAALDTVDLPQGADAEIGGVLTQQQDAFAQLGLAALAAILIVYIVMVATFKSLRQPLLLLISVPFAATGAILLQVATGIPLGVASLIGVLMLIGIVVTNAIVLIDLVNQYREKGLSAHDATIAGGSRRLRPILMTALATIFALTPMALGITGHGGFISQPLAIVVIGGLISSTVLTLLVLPTLYNLVEGARERRAARRGNATDTAEREHTDGGRAVAPVPMTRRERRLAEAASAEPTHLVVPAGGSSDAPSHVVIPVEHEEPAGDPAGSAAPRSARPSRSVPGASRGPRRRRFV; encoded by the coding sequence GTGTCGAAACTCGCCGTCCTGAGCCTGAAGAACCGCGCGCTCATCGCGCTGATCACGATCGTCGCCGCCGTGTTCGGCGGGCTCGCGCTGACGAACCTGAAGCAGGAGCTCATCCCGTCGATCGAGCTGCCTCAGCTGTCGGTCGTCACGACCTACCCGGGCGCCTCGCCCGAGGTCGTGAACACCGACGTCTCGACGCCGATCGAGACCGCCATCCAGGGCATCCCCGGCCTCGAGTCGACGACCGCGACCAGCTCGACCAACGCGTCGATCATCCAGGCCTCCTTCACCTACGGCACCGACCTCGCCACCGCCGAGCAGAAGATCCTGCAGGCCGTCAACCGCATCCAGAGCCAGCTGCCCGACGGGGTCACCCCCAGCGTGCTGAGCTTCTCGCTCGATGACCTGCCTGTCATCCAGCTCGCGGTCACCGGCTACGACGACGAGGAGTCGGTGCAGGCGCGGCTCGAGAGCACGGTCATCCCCGACCTCGAGGACGTCGACGGCGTCAACGCCGCGCAGGTCGTCGGCGGTCGCGCGGAGCGCGTCACGATCACCCCCGACCAGGCGGCGCTCGCCGGCGCCGGCTTCAGCCAGCAGGCGATCCGCGATGCGCTCGAGCAGAACGGCGTGCTCTTCCCGGGCGGCGAAATCACCGAGGGAGACCAGTCGCTCACGGTGCAGACGGGCGCGAAGATCGCGTCGGTCGAAGAGCTGTCGGCGCTGCCGCTCGTGCCGACGGATGCCGCGCAGCTGACGGGCGACCTGACGACGATCGGCGATGTCGCCACGGTCGTGCAGGAGCCGGCGCCCATCACCTCGATCTCGCGCGTCGACGGGGAGCCGGCGCTGACCATCGCGGTCACCAAGCTCCCGGCGGCGAACACGGTCGACGTCTCGCGGGGCGTGCTCGCCGCGCTCCCGGGCCTCGAGGGCGACCTCGGCGGCGACGCGCAGTTCACGGTCGTGTTCGACCAGGCTCCGTTCATCGAGGAGTCGATCGCCGCCCTCGCGCAGGAGGGTCTGCTCGGCCTCGTCTTCGCCGTGCTGGTGATCCTCGTCTTCCTGCTGTCGGTGCGCTCGACGATCGTCACGGCGATCTCGATCCCGACGAGCGTGCTCATCACCTTCGTCGGCATCCAGGCGTTCGGTTACTCGTTGAACATCCTCACCCTCGGTGCGCTGACCATCGCGATCGGGCGCGTCGTGGACGACTCGATCGTCGTGATCGAGAACATCAAGCGCCACTACGTCGAGGGCGCCGACAAGCTCGCCGCCATCACCCTCGCCGTGCGCGAGGTGGCAGCCGCGATCACGGCCTCGACCATCACGACCGTCGCGGTCTTCCTCCCCATCGCCTTCGTCGGCGACCTCACCGGCGAGCTGTTCCGGCCCTTCGCGCTGACCGTGGCCATCGCCATGTCGGCGTCGCTGTTCGTCTCGCTGACGATCGTGCCCGTGCTCGCGTACTGGTTCCTGCGCCCCGGCAAGCCCGTCGTCGGCGCCGACGGTCAGCAGATCGACCCCGAGCACCCCGACGCCCCGCCGTCCCGCCTGCAGAAGGCGTACCTGCCGGTGCTGCGCTGGACGCTGCGCCACTCGGTCGTGACCCTGCTCGTCGCCGTGCTCGTGCTCGCCGGCACGATCCTCGCGGTCCCGCTCATGAAGACGAACTTCCTCGGCGACTCGGGGCAGAACACGTTCACCATGACCCAGACACTCGGACCGGCAGCATCCCTCGAGGCCGAGGATGCCGCTGCCCAGCGTGTCGAAGAGGCCATCACCGACCTCGACGGAATCGACGCGGTGCAGGTGTCGATCGGATCGTCGGGTTCGCAGCTGCGCGACGCCTTCTCGGGCGGCGGTGGCGGCATCACCTACTCGATCACCACCGACAGCTCGGCCGACCAGCTCGACGTGCGCGACCGTGTGCAGCGGGCCGTCGCCGACCTCGACGACGTCGGCGACATCCAGATCTCCGCTGCCGGCGGCGGCTTCGGCTCGAGCGACATCGAGGTGGACGTCACGGCCGCCGACCAGGAGCTGCTGCGCGAGGCCACCGACGCGGTCGTCGCCTCGCTGCAGGACGCCGACGGCATCAGCCAGGTGACCTCGAACCTCTCGGCCTCGCTGCCGTACATCGCCGTGACCGTTGACCGCGAGGCGGCGGCATCCCGCGGCCTCTCGGAGGTCGCCGTCGGCGGCATCGTCTCGGGCACGATGCAGCCGCAGTCGATCGGCACGGTCGAGATCGATGACACCTCGCTCACGGTCTACCTCGCCGCATCGCAGGAGCCGGCCACGATCGACGAGTTGCGCCAGCTGACGATCCCCACCGCCGGCGGCGCCATCCCGCTGCAGGACATCGCGACGGTCGAGCAGAGCGAAGGCCCGACCTCGATCACGACGCAGCGCGGTCAGCGCACCGCGACCGTGACCGTCACCCCGGCGGGCGACGACCTCAACGCCGCCTCGGCCGCCGTCGCCGCCGCCCTCGACACGGTCGACCTGCCGCAGGGAGCGGATGCCGAGATCGGCGGCGTCCTGACGCAGCAGCAGGATGCCTTCGCGCAGCTCGGGCTCGCGGCACTCGCGGCCATCCTGATCGTCTACATCGTCATGGTCGCGACCTTCAAGTCGCTGCGGCAGCCGCTGCTGCTGCTCATCTCGGTGCCGTTCGCGGCGACCGGCGCCATCCTGCTGCAGGTCGCCACCGGCATCCCGCTCGGCGTCGCGTCGCTCATCGGCGTGCTGATGCTCATCGGCATCGTCGTGACCAACGCGATCGTGCTCATCGATCTCGTGAACCAGTACCGCGAGAAGGGGCTGTCGGCCCACGACGCGACGATCGCCGGAGGTTCGCGACGCCTGCGTCCGATCCTCATGACGGCGCTCGCGACGATCTTCGCGCTCACACCCATGGCGCTGGGCATCACGGGGCACGGCGGGTTCATCTCGCAGCCCCTGGCCATCGTCGTCATCGGCGGACTGATCTCGTCGACCGTCCTCACCCTGCTCGTGCTGCCGACGCTGTACAACCTCGTCGAGGGCGCTCGCGAGCGCCGGGCGGCTCGACGCGGGAACGCGACCGATACTGCCGAGCGCGAGCACACCGACGGCGGCCGCGCGGTCGCCCCGGTCCCGATGACCCGGCGTGAGCGACGCCTCGCCGAGGCGGCCTCGGCCGAGCCGACGCACCTCGTCGTGCCGGCCGGCGGGTCGTCGGATGCGCCGAGCCACGTCGTGATCCCGGTCGAGCATGAGGAGCCGGCGGGCGATCCGGCCGGTTCCGCCGCGCCGCGCTCCGCTCGCCCGAGCCGATCGGTGCCCGGCGCATCGCGTGGACCGCGCCGCCGCCGCTTCGTCTGA
- a CDS encoding DEAD/DEAH box helicase → MPKNKKPAGGRAQNFEPRYGKKTSYQDAKRRPGQSSAGTPGSKSPSHRGYRPESDEAPRKNRWSAQERAGRDEARGIRSQARDVRGPRDDRAPRDDRRSDAAGGRRPYEAQPRGDRRTFGDARPSYRDDRPRRDFSDRPNRDDRPRRDDRPARSFDDRPRRDDRPARSFDDRPRRDFGDRPNRDDRPRRDFGDRPARDDRPRRDFGDRPARDDRPARSFDDRPRRDFGHRPNRDDRPRRDDRPRRNDGPSRSNWAAETAAKAHQDHVDTVHERLQAEAVDAASVAQASFGDLGLGENIVRQLEALGAASPFPIQAATIPPILEGKDVLARGRTGSGKTIAFGAPLVESILRSQAGKRREFGRSPKALILAPTRELALQIDRTVQAIARSVGLFTTQIYGGVPQARQVGALKKGVDIIIGTPGRIEDLQNQGKLDLSEVQIVVLDEADHMSELGFLEPMQRILRLVQDGAQKLLFSATLDREVAALVDEFLVEPAVYEVAGESQDTSTIDHRVLVLDHRDKAEILNSLVDRDGKTLVFSRTRAYAEMLAEQFEDVGIPAVALHGDLNQAKRTRNLQRLTDGKVRVLVATDVAARGIHVDDIDLVVQADAPDEYKTYLHRSGRTGRAGRTGTVVTLVTRQRRRRMTEMLERAEIDAPFEDVRPGDDLLEEISGRQLSNVDA, encoded by the coding sequence ATGCCCAAGAACAAGAAGCCGGCCGGCGGCCGCGCTCAGAACTTCGAGCCCCGCTACGGCAAGAAGACCTCGTACCAGGACGCCAAGCGCCGCCCCGGCCAGTCCTCCGCCGGCACGCCCGGCAGCAAGAGCCCCTCGCACCGCGGCTACCGTCCCGAGTCGGACGAGGCGCCCCGCAAGAACCGCTGGTCGGCGCAGGAGCGCGCCGGTCGCGATGAAGCCCGTGGCATCCGTTCGCAGGCCCGCGACGTTCGCGGCCCCCGCGACGACCGTGCCCCGCGCGATGACCGTCGATCGGATGCCGCCGGCGGCCGCCGCCCGTACGAGGCGCAGCCCCGCGGCGACCGCCGCACCTTCGGCGACGCCCGCCCGTCGTACCGCGACGACCGTCCCCGTCGTGACTTCAGCGACCGCCCGAACCGCGACGACCGTCCGCGCCGCGACGACCGTCCCGCGCGCTCCTTCGACGACCGTCCCCGTCGCGATGACCGTCCGGCTCGTTCCTTCGACGACCGTCCGCGTCGTGACTTCGGCGATCGTCCGAACCGTGACGACCGTCCGCGTCGTGACTTCGGCGATCGTCCGGCCCGCGATGACCGGCCTCGTCGCGACTTCGGCGACCGTCCGGCCCGCGACGACCGTCCGGCGCGTTCGTTCGACGACCGTCCGCGTCGCGATTTCGGTCATCGTCCGAACCGTGACGACCGCCCCCGTCGCGACGACCGTCCGCGCCGCAACGACGGCCCGAGCCGCTCGAACTGGGCGGCGGAGACCGCGGCGAAGGCCCACCAGGACCACGTCGACACCGTGCACGAGCGGCTGCAAGCCGAGGCCGTCGATGCCGCGTCGGTAGCTCAGGCCTCGTTCGGAGATCTCGGGCTCGGCGAGAACATCGTGCGTCAGCTCGAAGCGCTCGGCGCGGCATCCCCGTTCCCGATCCAGGCTGCGACGATCCCGCCGATCCTCGAGGGCAAGGACGTGCTCGCGCGCGGCCGTACCGGTTCGGGCAAGACGATCGCTTTCGGCGCTCCGCTGGTCGAGTCGATCCTGCGCTCACAGGCCGGCAAGCGCCGCGAGTTCGGTCGTTCGCCCAAGGCGCTGATCCTGGCGCCGACGCGCGAGCTCGCGCTCCAGATCGACCGTACGGTGCAGGCGATCGCGCGCAGCGTGGGCCTGTTCACCACCCAGATCTACGGCGGTGTGCCGCAGGCCCGTCAGGTCGGTGCCCTCAAGAAGGGCGTCGACATCATCATCGGCACCCCGGGGCGCATCGAAGACCTGCAGAACCAGGGCAAGCTCGACCTGTCCGAGGTGCAGATCGTCGTCCTCGACGAAGCCGACCACATGAGCGAGCTCGGGTTCCTCGAGCCGATGCAGCGCATCCTGCGTCTCGTGCAGGACGGCGCGCAGAAGCTGCTCTTCTCGGCCACGCTCGACCGTGAGGTCGCCGCGCTCGTCGACGAGTTCCTCGTCGAGCCCGCGGTCTACGAGGTCGCCGGCGAGAGCCAGGACACCTCGACGATCGACCACCGCGTGCTCGTGCTCGACCACCGCGACAAGGCCGAGATCCTGAACTCCCTCGTCGACCGCGACGGCAAGACGCTCGTCTTCTCGCGCACCCGTGCGTACGCCGAGATGCTCGCCGAGCAGTTCGAAGACGTCGGCATCCCCGCCGTCGCCCTCCACGGCGACCTCAACCAGGCCAAGCGCACGCGCAACCTGCAGCGCCTGACCGACGGCAAGGTGCGCGTGCTCGTGGCGACCGATGTCGCAGCACGCGGCATCCACGTCGACGACATCGACCTCGTGGTTCAGGCCGACGCACCGGACGAGTACAAGACGTACCTCCACCGCTCCGGCCGCACCGGTCGCGCCGGTCGCACCGGCACGGTGGTCACGCTCGTGACCCGCCAGCGCCGCCGCCGCATGACCGAGATGCTCGAGCGCGCCGAGATCGATGCCCCGTTCGAGGACGTGCGCCCCGGCGACGACCTGCTCGAGGAGATCTCGGGCCGTCAGCTGTCGAACGTCGACGCCTGA
- a CDS encoding VOC family protein, which produces MAGFHHVEIWVADLECALTEWGWLLRELGFERDSEWSGGETWSAGGAYLALTTSPNLSAAVHDRRTPGVNHLAFTAGTPDRVDRIMAEAPDHGWAPLYHERYPHAGGPDHYAGWLENSAGFKAEVVADGT; this is translated from the coding sequence GTGGCCGGTTTCCATCACGTCGAGATCTGGGTCGCGGATCTCGAGTGCGCCCTGACGGAGTGGGGGTGGCTGCTTCGCGAACTCGGGTTCGAACGCGACAGCGAATGGTCCGGTGGCGAGACGTGGAGCGCCGGCGGTGCGTACCTGGCGCTGACGACCTCCCCAAACCTCAGCGCGGCGGTGCATGATCGCCGGACGCCCGGGGTCAACCACCTCGCCTTTACGGCGGGCACGCCCGACCGGGTCGACCGCATCATGGCAGAAGCCCCGGACCACGGATGGGCGCCGCTGTACCACGAGCGCTATCCCCACGCGGGTGGCCCCGATCATTACGCGGGCTGGCTCGAGAACAGCGCGGGGTTCAAGGCCGAGGTCGTCGCGGACGGAACGTGA
- a CDS encoding Rv2578c family radical SAM protein, translated as MRWQGQQVGTTDAAALPGLETLTGLVRSVTTPEFAGVTFHEVMSRSALNRVPGPSAMPFDWTVNPYRGCTHACVYCFARGTHEYLDLDAGSDFDSQIVVKLNVAEVLRRELAKPGWAREQVALGTNTDPYQRAEGRYRLMPDIITALADSGTPFSILTKGTLLRRDLPLLREAAASVPVDLAMSIAVLDEPLRQLLEPGAPTFAARLETVRAASAAGFRVTVFLMPIVPHLTDSIDVLDAALTQIADAGAARVVYGAMHLRPGVKPWFQQWLARARPDLVPAYRGLYPGAAVQAPQGYRRMLAARVRPLLARHRLRGGLEEEEAQPSTRRFRPGPVVTTSRGRAAAASVPTLF; from the coding sequence ATGCGTTGGCAGGGGCAGCAGGTGGGAACGACGGATGCCGCTGCCCTCCCCGGCCTCGAAACCCTGACGGGCCTGGTGCGATCGGTCACGACTCCCGAGTTCGCCGGAGTCACGTTCCACGAGGTGATGTCGCGTTCCGCGCTCAATCGCGTGCCCGGTCCCTCGGCGATGCCGTTCGACTGGACCGTGAACCCCTATCGCGGGTGCACGCACGCCTGCGTCTACTGCTTCGCCCGCGGCACGCACGAGTACCTCGACCTCGACGCCGGGTCCGACTTCGACTCCCAGATCGTCGTGAAGCTCAACGTCGCCGAGGTGCTGCGCCGCGAACTGGCGAAGCCTGGTTGGGCGCGCGAGCAGGTGGCGCTCGGCACGAACACCGATCCGTATCAACGCGCCGAGGGCCGATACCGCCTGATGCCCGACATCATCACAGCCTTGGCCGACAGCGGCACACCGTTCTCGATCCTCACGAAGGGCACGCTGCTGCGCCGTGATCTGCCGCTGCTGCGCGAGGCGGCGGCATCCGTCCCCGTCGACCTGGCGATGTCGATCGCGGTGCTCGACGAGCCGCTGCGGCAGCTGCTCGAACCCGGGGCGCCGACCTTCGCCGCGCGGCTCGAGACGGTGCGCGCGGCCAGCGCGGCCGGCTTCCGCGTGACCGTTTTCCTGATGCCCATCGTGCCGCACCTCACCGACTCGATCGACGTGCTCGACGCAGCTCTGACCCAGATCGCGGATGCCGGTGCGGCGCGCGTCGTCTACGGCGCGATGCACCTTCGCCCCGGCGTGAAGCCGTGGTTCCAGCAGTGGCTCGCGCGCGCGCGGCCCGACCTGGTTCCCGCGTATCGCGGCCTCTACCCCGGCGCCGCCGTGCAGGCACCGCAGGGCTACCGCCGCATGCTCGCCGCTCGTGTCCGGCCGCTGCTCGCGCGACACCGCTTGCGCGGCGGACTCGAAGAAGAGGAAGCGCAGCCGAGCACCCGGCGTTTCCGCCCGGGGCCGGTCGTCACGACGTCGCGGGGCCGCGCCGCAGCGGCATCCGTCCCGACGCTGTTCTGA